One genomic region from Pyrobaculum islandicum DSM 4184 encodes:
- a CDS encoding polyprenyl synthetase family protein → MDIVTKLHQKYGGAIERALEHYLSIDVAPDFREEVLYQIKTGGKRLRPLLTLAIAEAVSGQWEPALPAATIVELIHNYSLIYDDIIDRGDVRRGMPTVRKAFGDNAAILIGIWYREAIEEAVLDTPKPLVFAKEVAKVIKAIDEGERLDILFEYAGRDDPYFIKARKRDVTVEDYIHMVSLKTGVLIAAAAKWGVLSVSDSKELAETAWNFGLNAGIAFQIIDDVLDIYGDPKKFGKEIGKDIKEHKRGNAVVAIALSKLPHSDRERLLSILSKAEVGEADIKNAVALLDSVKAREEALSLAEKYRREAERYLENIPNNGTLKELLDFILERQY, encoded by the coding sequence ATGGACATAGTAACTAAGTTACATCAGAAATACGGGGGGGCGATAGAAAGAGCTTTAGAACACTATCTCTCAATAGATGTAGCGCCAGATTTTAGAGAAGAAGTGCTGTATCAGATAAAAACCGGCGGGAAGAGACTAAGGCCTTTGTTAACATTGGCAATAGCTGAGGCAGTCTCAGGGCAGTGGGAGCCGGCTCTGCCTGCTGCAACTATAGTGGAGTTAATTCATAACTACTCTCTTATATATGACGATATTATAGACAGAGGAGATGTGAGAAGAGGCATGCCGACAGTTAGAAAAGCCTTTGGAGACAACGCCGCTATTTTAATTGGCATATGGTATAGAGAGGCTATTGAAGAGGCTGTATTAGATACGCCGAAGCCTCTTGTTTTTGCAAAAGAGGTGGCCAAGGTAATTAAGGCAATAGACGAGGGAGAGAGACTAGACATCCTTTTTGAATACGCCGGGCGAGACGACCCGTATTTTATAAAAGCTAGAAAGAGAGACGTGACGGTAGAAGACTATATACACATGGTGTCGCTTAAGACAGGCGTATTAATTGCAGCTGCTGCAAAATGGGGAGTTTTATCAGTCAGCGACAGTAAGGAGCTCGCCGAGACAGCTTGGAACTTCGGCTTAAATGCTGGCATAGCCTTTCAAATTATCGATGACGTACTTGATATATACGGCGATCCGAAAAAATTCGGCAAAGAGATTGGCAAAGATATTAAGGAACACAAAAGGGGAAATGCGGTTGTGGCCATAGCGCTTTCAAAACTCCCGCACTCCGATAGAGAGCGTCTACTTTCAATATTATCAAAAGCAGAAGTAGGCGAGGCCGATATAAAAAACGCTGTCGCTTTACTAGACTCTGTGAAAGCTAGAGAAGAGGCTCTTTCACTTGCTGAAAAGTATAGAAGAGAGGCAGAACGCTATCTGGAGAATATCCCAAACAATGGTACGTTGAAAGAATTGTTAGATTTTATACTAGAAAGACAATACTGA
- the hisI gene encoding phosphoribosyl-AMP cyclohydrolase — protein MRVFDDLETKPLATPEEAWKIARLLNYRHIGGTVVAVAQDIETRDILMVGYMDPVAVVLTLTTGLAHYYSTSRNRIWLKGETSGHFQIVKEFRTDCDRDAVLLKVVQIGVACHLGTRSCFESPNSFRIRL, from the coding sequence ATGCGCGTATTCGACGATCTAGAGACAAAGCCGTTAGCAACGCCAGAAGAGGCGTGGAAAATAGCCAGATTGCTAAACTATCGCCACATAGGAGGTACAGTAGTCGCCGTGGCACAAGATATTGAAACCAGAGACATCTTAATGGTCGGCTATATGGACCCGGTGGCTGTCGTTTTAACGTTGACGACAGGCTTGGCCCACTACTACTCTACTTCACGTAATAGAATATGGCTAAAGGGAGAGACCAGCGGACACTTCCAGATAGTAAAGGAGTTTAGAACTGATTGCGATAGAGATGCTGTCTTATTAAAAGTAGTACAGATAGGAGTCGCGTGTCACCTAGGGACACGCAGTTGTTTTGAGTCGCCCAACTCCTTTAGGATAAGACTATAG
- a CDS encoding AIR synthase related protein: protein MDEKKFLKGLISALGLEDNDVVYIDGWALKIDGSAASTSKLPFQTWRDFGWRNVAAAYSDIRVKYVEPLYMLVSVTAPRLEEAAEIIEGAREAATRLSLRYVGGDLNQGGDVVVDVAIIGRATYRIGRTPKPGDILVTIPKFGYTSLAYRYWRDDDPVVAKGVEMLKRPEPLWPLPPPECVTASMDSSDGLADVLWTMANGVDIIVESLPVPEEVLSFAKERGLDIGELVFNGGEEFLPVFAIRRDCDVKEPYVTFAKVAEGRGVVWWDGRELKWRGWAYFRTS, encoded by the coding sequence GTGGATGAGAAGAAATTTCTAAAAGGCCTAATATCGGCTCTTGGACTTGAGGACAACGACGTAGTATACATAGACGGATGGGCGCTTAAAATCGACGGCTCTGCGGCATCTACTTCAAAACTCCCGTTCCAGACTTGGAGAGACTTCGGTTGGAGAAACGTAGCCGCGGCTTACAGCGATATAAGAGTAAAATATGTAGAGCCTCTCTATATGCTTGTCTCAGTCACAGCCCCCCGCCTTGAGGAAGCCGCGGAGATTATAGAGGGGGCGAGGGAGGCAGCGACGCGTCTCTCTCTGAGATATGTAGGAGGCGATTTAAACCAGGGCGGCGATGTGGTAGTAGACGTCGCGATTATAGGCAGAGCTACCTACAGAATAGGCCGCACGCCTAAGCCAGGCGATATTCTCGTGACAATACCTAAATTTGGCTACACATCTCTAGCCTATAGATACTGGAGGGACGATGATCCTGTTGTAGCTAAGGGTGTGGAAATGTTAAAGAGGCCAGAGCCTCTGTGGCCCCTCCCCCCGCCTGAATGTGTTACAGCTAGTATGGACTCGTCAGATGGCTTAGCCGATGTGCTTTGGACTATGGCAAATGGCGTAGACATAATAGTGGAATCTCTCCCTGTACCAGAGGAGGTGTTAAGTTTTGCAAAAGAAAGGGGCCTAGATATTGGCGAATTAGTTTTCAACGGCGGCGAGGAGTTTCTCCCAGTGTTTGCCATAAGGCGAGATTGCGATGTAAAAGAGCCCTATGTCACATTTGCTAAAGTAGCCGAGGGCCGCGGCGTTGTCTGGTGGGACGGTAGAGAGTTGAAGTGGAGAGGTTGGGCGTATTTCCGCACTAGTTAA
- the rpiA gene encoding ribose 5-phosphate isomerase A → MLKTILAREAVKYIESGMTVGLGSGTTAREFVKALAEFGPRDVVLVATSIDSELLAIEVGLGDRLRPLWAVETIDIAVDGADEATRDKVLLKGRGGALLREKIVDYLARRFVVLVEEYKVVQYIPTRNPIPIEVVPWAWRHVAKAIKDRYGGVAKLRQDGGKLGPVVTDNGNYIIDWEPSAPIQPSLEDELKLIPGVVETGIFSKRRDAIVIVARENSSVYTF, encoded by the coding sequence GTGTTGAAAACTATACTTGCTAGAGAGGCTGTGAAATATATAGAAAGCGGTATGACTGTGGGACTCGGCTCTGGTACAACTGCGCGAGAGTTTGTTAAAGCCCTAGCGGAGTTTGGCCCTCGCGACGTCGTCCTTGTAGCTACGTCTATTGACAGTGAGTTGTTAGCCATAGAGGTGGGGTTGGGCGATAGGCTGAGGCCTCTGTGGGCTGTGGAGACTATCGACATTGCAGTAGATGGGGCAGATGAGGCGACGCGAGATAAAGTGTTGCTAAAGGGCAGAGGCGGCGCTTTGTTAAGAGAAAAGATAGTTGACTATTTAGCCAGGCGGTTTGTTGTGTTAGTTGAGGAATATAAAGTTGTCCAGTATATCCCCACGAGAAACCCCATACCTATAGAAGTGGTGCCTTGGGCATGGCGACATGTGGCAAAGGCTATTAAAGATAGGTATGGCGGCGTAGCTAAACTTAGACAAGACGGCGGAAAGCTAGGGCCTGTGGTAACAGATAATGGCAATTATATTATCGATTGGGAGCCGTCAGCGCCAATACAACCCTCGTTAGAAGACGAGCTAAAGCTAATCCCCGGTGTTGTAGAGACGGGAATTTTTTCAAAGAGACGTGATGCTATTGTCATAGTAGCTAGAGAAAACAGCTCTGTATATACATTTTAG
- a CDS encoding ZPR1 zinc finger domain-containing protein, with the protein MSIIYSGEITCPVCGTKTFRYVEILYETPFFGNVLLQSGYCSNCGYRLFDVEYAEVGRPIRVIFKAKDGIDVAKSLLIRSKTGVIYSPDLGFSLEPGSHGEPMITTVEGFMYKIIDYAERLKALEPENAAKIDGFINTVYEKIEKGGFTLIVEDSLGKSFIQPYRPETVTVEYLE; encoded by the coding sequence ATGTCGATAATATATAGCGGCGAAATAACTTGTCCAGTCTGTGGAACAAAGACATTTAGATATGTGGAGATACTATATGAGACTCCCTTTTTCGGCAACGTGTTACTTCAAAGCGGCTACTGTAGCAATTGCGGCTACCGCCTTTTTGACGTCGAATATGCAGAAGTTGGACGGCCAATTCGCGTAATTTTTAAAGCCAAAGACGGCATAGATGTTGCAAAATCTCTTCTCATCCGTAGCAAGACTGGAGTCATATATTCGCCAGATTTAGGCTTTTCACTAGAGCCGGGGAGCCACGGAGAGCCTATGATAACTACAGTAGAGGGCTTTATGTATAAGATAATTGACTATGCGGAAAGACTAAAAGCCCTAGAGCCTGAAAATGCCGCTAAAATAGACGGATTTATAAATACCGTATATGAGAAGATAGAGAAAGGCGGTTTTACCCTAATAGTTGAGGACTCGCTAGGGAAGTCGTTTATACAGCCGTATAGGCCAGAAACAGTAACAGTAGAATACCTAGAGTAG
- a CDS encoding DUF92 domain-containing protein, whose translation MDLYIITVPSVVILAILALKKGFLTTRGTLSAIAVGVAVAIAHMGLFLLMAVFFVTSSLLTKLRAQWKLERGLKDVSGRSLRQVVGVGTPIAMFASIYLLTGDAKFLGAAAVAVAIATADTWASEVGVAYGGTPRYILAPWRRVEPGTSGGITLIGTMASVAGAFTIAALSPLLWIPQPFWKIALFGYLGELLDSILGAALQIKYVCNGKILETYVTGCRKKGFLTNESVNLVSGVMVGFLYVIT comes from the coding sequence ATGGATCTCTACATTATTACAGTGCCCTCTGTTGTAATTTTGGCTATTCTGGCATTAAAGAAAGGCTTTCTCACTACAAGAGGCACGCTCTCTGCAATAGCCGTGGGAGTAGCCGTCGCAATAGCTCATATGGGCCTCTTTCTACTGATGGCGGTATTCTTTGTTACATCTTCGCTCCTTACAAAACTCAGGGCCCAGTGGAAGTTGGAAAGGGGTCTCAAAGACGTCTCTGGCCGCTCGCTGAGACAGGTAGTGGGCGTCGGCACGCCAATTGCTATGTTTGCATCTATCTATCTTTTGACAGGCGACGCTAAGTTTTTGGGCGCGGCGGCTGTGGCAGTGGCCATTGCTACTGCAGATACATGGGCAAGCGAGGTCGGCGTGGCATATGGCGGAACGCCGAGGTATATTCTTGCACCGTGGAGACGGGTAGAACCTGGGACTTCTGGCGGCATAACGCTTATAGGCACTATGGCGTCTGTGGCAGGAGCTTTTACTATAGCGGCTCTATCACCCCTCCTTTGGATACCACAGCCGTTTTGGAAAATCGCTCTTTTTGGATATTTAGGCGAGCTCTTAGACAGTATATTAGGCGCAGCTCTCCAGATAAAGTATGTTTGTAATGGCAAAATATTGGAAACTTATGTAACTGGCTGTCGTAAGAAAGGCTTTTTAACAAATGAGAGCGTCAATTTAGTGAGCGGCGTGATGGTTGGCTTTCTCTACGTCATAACTTAA
- a CDS encoding isopentenyl phosphate kinase — protein sequence MYIVKFGGSAITDKTKPYTYVKGRISYIASTLRGRPAVLIHGAGSFAHPHVKTYGLTPLGIAYTKAALKRLTSYVIEELAEAGVYAMPIEPSDIFWRDTPTRLEPIKHALENGLYPLLHGDIVPADVGYVVISGDDIALQLTKALKPNAVVFLMDVDGIYTAPPGTPGASKIQRIESDIDIEGTAGIDVTGGVRKKIAVGLAIAALGIPVFYCSIMDREAVEKILEGKTPESCTMAEP from the coding sequence ATGTATATAGTCAAATTTGGCGGTTCTGCAATAACAGATAAAACAAAGCCATATACCTACGTCAAGGGGCGTATTTCATATATAGCGTCTACACTTCGCGGTAGACCAGCTGTGCTTATACATGGCGCTGGCTCTTTTGCACATCCTCACGTTAAGACATATGGCCTAACTCCCCTAGGGATAGCGTATACAAAGGCAGCTCTCAAACGTCTTACTTCATATGTAATAGAAGAGCTGGCAGAGGCTGGGGTATACGCCATGCCGATAGAGCCTAGCGATATCTTCTGGAGAGACACCCCAACTAGACTTGAGCCTATTAAACACGCCCTCGAAAATGGTCTATATCCGCTTCTCCACGGCGATATAGTTCCCGCAGATGTGGGGTATGTTGTCATAAGTGGCGACGACATAGCTCTCCAACTTACAAAAGCTCTTAAGCCAAACGCCGTGGTTTTCCTAATGGATGTAGACGGCATATATACAGCGCCGCCGGGCACGCCTGGGGCTTCTAAAATTCAGAGGATAGAAAGCGACATAGATATAGAGGGCACCGCAGGCATAGATGTAACGGGGGGTGTTAGAAAGAAGATCGCGGTGGGTCTTGCGATAGCGGCTTTGGGAATTCCAGTCTTCTATTGTTCAATTATGGATAGAGAGGCAGTAGAGAAGATATTAGAAGGCAAGACCCCGGAGAGTTGCACCATGGCTGAGCCTTAG
- a CDS encoding secondary thiamine-phosphate synthase enzyme YjbQ, with product MKVYVEEFQISTRSREEIVVISEQVEKAVEKSGVKNGIALIYVPHATAIITANENEPRLKEDILNKVRALFPRGAGYRHDEIDDNANAHLANIFLGFHLVMPVVNGELRRGTWQEIMLIEMDGPRRRNVVVIVVGE from the coding sequence GTGAAAGTATATGTAGAGGAGTTTCAAATATCTACTCGGTCAAGAGAGGAGATCGTTGTCATAAGCGAGCAGGTTGAAAAAGCTGTAGAAAAAAGCGGTGTGAAAAACGGCATAGCGTTAATTTACGTGCCTCACGCCACGGCGATTATAACCGCTAATGAAAACGAGCCCAGGCTTAAAGAAGATATTCTTAACAAAGTGAGAGCTTTGTTTCCCCGCGGCGCCGGCTATCGCCACGACGAAATTGACGACAATGCCAACGCCCACTTAGCTAACATTTTCTTGGGATTCCACTTGGTAATGCCCGTGGTAAACGGCGAACTTAGACGTGGGACTTGGCAAGAAATTATGCTTATCGAAATGGATGGGCCCCGTAGACGTAATGTCGTTGTAATAGTCGTAGGCGAGTGA